The following proteins are encoded in a genomic region of Saccharopolyspora antimicrobica:
- a CDS encoding HAAS signaling domain-containing protein yields the protein MTLDEKYRDELLLALRLHEISGERVGEVLAEVEAHVRETGEDPEEAFGKPREYAAQVAEQLDSRTGKPSTLATVASALATAALVMFGSDFALDALFGDADVVAYTLKDTVSLISLLVLFVAGMMLLFKAYTARAGNKAYGIAAIGAFALGILAQFAAGQLVDDVTPLYQLPSWLAFVLGAAALTGAVLLLVRAARRGRVVYPKAG from the coding sequence ATGACGCTGGACGAGAAGTACCGGGACGAGTTGCTGCTCGCGCTGCGCCTGCACGAGATCTCCGGCGAGCGCGTCGGGGAGGTGCTGGCCGAGGTCGAGGCGCACGTGCGGGAGACCGGGGAGGACCCGGAGGAGGCCTTCGGCAAGCCCCGCGAGTACGCCGCGCAGGTCGCCGAGCAGCTGGACAGCCGCACCGGCAAGCCGTCCACGCTGGCGACCGTCGCCAGCGCGCTCGCCACCGCGGCGCTGGTCATGTTCGGCTCGGACTTCGCGCTGGACGCGCTGTTCGGCGACGCCGACGTGGTGGCCTACACGCTGAAGGACACGGTGTCCCTGATCTCGCTGCTCGTGCTGTTCGTGGCCGGGATGATGCTGCTGTTCAAGGCCTACACCGCGAGGGCCGGGAACAAGGCCTACGGGATTGCGGCGATCGGGGCGTTCGCGCTGGGGATCCTGGCGCAGTTCGCGGCCGGGCAGCTCGTCGACGACGTGACCCCGCTGTACCAGCTGCCGAGCTGGCTCGCGTTCGTGCTCGGTGCGGCGGCGCTCACCGGAGCGGTGCTCCTCCTGGTGCGCGCTGCCCGCCGGGGCCGGGTGGTGTACCCGAAGGCCGGCTGA
- a CDS encoding PadR family transcriptional regulator has translation MADRTISGRQAQWLRGVLDLAVLALLAEGGEGYGYTLLQRLAEAGLPGMKAGTLYPLLNRLAADGLLSAEWRAGEGGPGRKFFALTDEGRAALAEQGPKWVEFAKNSISVVERGVQS, from the coding sequence ATGGCGGACAGGACGATCTCGGGGCGGCAGGCGCAGTGGTTGCGCGGCGTGCTCGACCTCGCCGTGCTGGCTCTGCTGGCCGAGGGCGGCGAGGGCTACGGGTACACGCTGCTGCAGCGGCTCGCCGAGGCCGGGCTCCCGGGGATGAAGGCCGGGACGCTCTACCCGTTGCTCAACCGGCTCGCGGCCGATGGGCTGCTGAGCGCCGAGTGGCGTGCTGGGGAAGGCGGTCCCGGGCGAAAGTTCTTCGCGCTCACCGACGAGGGGCGCGCGGCGCTCGCCGAGCAGGGACCGAAGTGGGTCGAGTTCGCGAAGAACTCGATCTCAGTTGTGGAACGAGGGGTGCAGTCTTGA
- a CDS encoding primosomal protein: MAQDIVPIELGLPQGDVVTLWAPRWREDGEEWEAFLGHEDDLYAFPDPAHLAAFVRTAREHDLDDHPAWHVVPQLAAEDLSPDEDHQYDLVGVPELVAEPLDTWTVGELADIVEIARSLADVCELDAVHEVLDSADGFALLDQGTFAFSGKDGQRRWTELCKVVVERWDEVLDAIDAVVTTPDVPADAVATAEAELAEALEADEEDEDAAGTADESDVDELDEAELGFWGEVGIDPIRIITSTGEHYSLRCYLDDDPVFLGSDGKIDVFPSARALARFIADDDAVTGTDLERVSTWSQVREKATAGELDVEVDDDNTYVLTGLDADLGNGPSEVDPTQLDLAEELLMDAAAWAGDNSVEKALQPSERLGWLVSFVLRPSPNRLPPSGPFDAEVEVWRKLVESLEERFRTH; this comes from the coding sequence ATGGCGCAGGACATCGTCCCCATCGAGCTCGGGCTGCCGCAGGGCGACGTCGTCACCCTGTGGGCGCCGCGCTGGCGCGAGGACGGCGAGGAGTGGGAGGCGTTCCTCGGGCACGAGGACGACCTCTACGCATTCCCCGATCCCGCTCACCTGGCGGCGTTCGTGCGCACCGCCCGGGAGCACGACCTCGACGACCACCCGGCGTGGCACGTGGTGCCCCAGCTCGCCGCCGAGGACCTGAGCCCGGACGAGGACCACCAGTACGACCTGGTCGGCGTTCCGGAGCTGGTGGCCGAGCCGCTGGACACCTGGACCGTCGGCGAACTCGCCGACATCGTCGAGATCGCCCGCTCGCTGGCCGACGTCTGCGAGCTGGACGCGGTGCACGAGGTGCTGGACTCCGCCGACGGCTTCGCCCTGCTGGACCAGGGCACCTTCGCCTTCTCCGGCAAGGACGGGCAGCGCCGCTGGACCGAGCTGTGCAAGGTCGTCGTGGAGCGCTGGGACGAGGTGCTCGACGCCATCGACGCCGTGGTCACCACCCCCGACGTGCCCGCCGACGCCGTCGCCACCGCCGAAGCCGAGCTGGCCGAGGCGCTGGAGGCCGACGAGGAGGACGAGGACGCGGCGGGCACCGCCGACGAGTCCGACGTGGACGAGCTCGACGAAGCCGAACTCGGGTTCTGGGGCGAGGTCGGCATCGACCCGATCCGGATCATCACCAGCACCGGCGAGCACTACTCGCTGCGCTGCTACCTCGACGACGACCCGGTGTTCCTGGGCAGCGACGGGAAGATCGACGTGTTCCCGAGCGCCCGCGCGCTGGCCCGGTTCATCGCCGACGACGACGCGGTCACCGGCACCGACCTGGAGCGGGTCTCGACCTGGTCGCAGGTGCGGGAGAAGGCGACCGCGGGCGAGCTCGACGTCGAGGTCGACGACGACAACACCTACGTGCTGACCGGCCTGGACGCCGACCTCGGCAACGGGCCGTCCGAAGTGGACCCGACGCAGCTGGACCTGGCCGAGGAGCTGCTGATGGACGCGGCGGCCTGGGCCGGCGACAACAGCGTGGAGAAGGCCCTCCAGCCGTCGGAACGGCTCGGCTGGCTGGTCTCGTTCGTCCTGCGCCCCAGCCCGAACCGGCTGCCCCCGAGCGGGCCGTTCGACGCCGAGGTCGAGGTCTGGCGCAAGCTCGTCGAATCCCTCGAAGAGCGCTTCCGCACCCACTGA
- a CDS encoding RNA polymerase sigma factor, giving the protein MYAGDDRTLLEAVRFGSSEAFAELYARHRAAARTMAKQVAPTPADVDDLVAEAFTNILDVLRRGAGPETAFRAYLLTTIRNLAAAAGNRERRVHLAAELDGLHPDETLPFIDPAVAELERNLIKQAFSRLPRRWRHVLWYVEVENQTPAEVGRRFGISRNSAAALTYRARKGLREAYTQVCRGEPTQRRLAAPGQLLAVA; this is encoded by the coding sequence ATGTACGCGGGCGACGACAGGACACTGCTCGAAGCGGTCCGATTCGGCTCGTCCGAGGCATTCGCCGAACTGTACGCCCGGCACCGCGCGGCGGCGCGGACGATGGCCAAGCAGGTCGCGCCGACTCCGGCCGATGTGGACGACCTGGTCGCCGAAGCCTTCACGAACATCCTGGACGTGCTGCGGCGCGGTGCGGGCCCGGAAACGGCCTTCCGCGCCTACCTGCTCACCACCATCCGGAACCTGGCCGCCGCGGCCGGCAACCGCGAGCGCCGCGTGCACCTGGCAGCCGAGCTCGACGGCCTGCACCCGGACGAAACCCTGCCGTTCATCGACCCGGCGGTGGCGGAGCTGGAGCGGAACCTGATCAAGCAGGCCTTCTCCCGGTTGCCGCGGCGCTGGCGCCACGTGCTCTGGTACGTGGAGGTGGAGAACCAGACGCCGGCCGAGGTGGGCAGGCGCTTCGGGATCAGCCGCAACAGCGCGGCGGCGCTGACCTACCGGGCCCGAAAGGGCCTGCGGGAGGCCTACACCCAGGTGTGCCGGGGCGAACCGACGCAGCGCCGGCTCGCGGCCCCGGGCCAGCTCCTCGCCGTCGCCTGA
- a CDS encoding adenosine deaminase: protein MSTPVNLNTIRQAPKVLLHDHLDGGLRPQTVIDLAQAAGYSELPHEDPVELGNWFEAAADSGSLERYLETFAHTVAVMQTEQALVRVAAECAEDLAEDGVVYAEVRYAPELFQEGGLTLDQIVQAVQDGFREGERRAAAAGKRIRIGTLLCAMRQNARSLEIAELAVRYRDAEVVGFDIAGPEAGFPPTRNLDAFEYLRQQNAHFTIHAGEAFGLPSIWEAIQHCGAERLGHGVRIVDDIKVDEDGSVHLGRLASYVRDRRIPLEMCPSSNLQTGAAASMAEHPIGLLAKLRFRVTVNTDNRLMSHCSMSGEFAALHEAFGYGWDEMQWFTVNAMKSSFIGFDERLELINDVIKPGYAALLG, encoded by the coding sequence ATGTCGACTCCGGTGAACCTGAACACCATCCGGCAGGCGCCCAAGGTGCTGCTGCACGACCACCTCGACGGTGGGCTGCGGCCGCAGACCGTGATCGATCTGGCGCAGGCTGCCGGGTATTCCGAACTCCCCCACGAGGACCCCGTTGAGCTGGGGAACTGGTTCGAAGCGGCGGCGGATTCCGGGTCGCTGGAGCGGTACCTGGAGACCTTCGCGCACACCGTGGCGGTGATGCAGACGGAGCAGGCGCTGGTCCGCGTCGCGGCGGAGTGCGCCGAGGACCTGGCCGAGGACGGCGTGGTGTACGCCGAGGTCCGCTACGCCCCGGAGCTGTTCCAGGAGGGCGGGCTCACCCTCGACCAGATCGTGCAGGCGGTCCAGGACGGATTCCGGGAAGGCGAGCGGCGAGCCGCGGCCGCCGGGAAACGTATCCGAATCGGTACCTTGCTGTGCGCGATGCGGCAGAATGCGCGCTCGCTGGAAATCGCCGAACTCGCCGTCCGGTACCGGGACGCGGAAGTCGTCGGCTTCGACATCGCCGGCCCGGAGGCCGGATTCCCGCCCACCCGGAACCTGGACGCGTTCGAATACCTGCGCCAGCAGAACGCGCATTTCACGATTCACGCCGGTGAGGCGTTCGGGCTCCCGTCGATCTGGGAGGCCATCCAGCACTGCGGCGCGGAACGGCTCGGGCACGGCGTCCGCATCGTCGACGACATCAAGGTCGACGAGGACGGTTCGGTGCACCTGGGCCGGTTGGCGTCCTACGTGCGGGACCGGCGGATCCCGCTGGAGATGTGCCCGTCGTCGAACCTGCAGACCGGGGCGGCCGCGTCGATGGCCGAGCACCCCATCGGACTGCTGGCCAAGCTGCGCTTCCGGGTCACCGTGAACACCGACAACCGGCTGATGAGCCACTGCTCGATGTCCGGCGAGTTCGCCGCGCTGCACGAGGCCTTCGGCTACGGCTGGGACGAGATGCAGTGGTTCACGGTGAACGCGATGAAGTCGTCGTTCATCGGCTTCGACGAGCGGTTGGAGCTGATCAACGACGTGATCAAGCCCGGCTACGCGGCACTGCTGGGCTGA
- a CDS encoding IclR family transcriptional regulator, which produces MARGGEPTLITSVQRALRLLEAVSEQPSGTTAKHLSRRTGIALPTTYHLLRTLVHEGYLEKLDDGAFIIGEQVAGLHSAAQGQGLRSRVRSVMTQLRDELNAAVYLAHYRDGEVVVTDIVDSPRMPRVDTWADFKQAAHATAIGKCLLSGLSRAERADHFDRYPPADLTPRTITRIRDLIESPEHPVVADTEEYSLGTACLAAPVLGADSPMTLAISFPARKLAAASFEAPLRVAAGEISRKLAVAGEFPTAG; this is translated from the coding sequence GTGGCACGGGGTGGTGAACCAACGCTGATCACGTCGGTGCAGCGCGCTCTTCGGTTGCTGGAGGCGGTCAGCGAACAGCCGTCGGGCACCACCGCGAAGCACCTGTCCAGGCGGACCGGGATCGCGCTGCCGACCACGTACCACCTGTTGCGCACCCTGGTGCACGAGGGATATCTCGAAAAGCTCGACGACGGCGCGTTCATCATCGGCGAGCAGGTGGCCGGGCTGCACTCGGCTGCGCAGGGCCAGGGCCTGCGCAGCCGGGTCCGCTCGGTGATGACCCAGCTGCGCGACGAGCTGAACGCGGCGGTCTACCTCGCCCACTACCGCGACGGCGAGGTGGTGGTGACCGACATCGTCGACAGCCCGCGCATGCCGCGAGTGGACACGTGGGCCGACTTCAAGCAGGCCGCGCACGCCACCGCGATCGGGAAGTGCCTGCTGTCCGGGCTGAGCCGGGCCGAACGCGCGGACCACTTCGACCGCTACCCGCCCGCGGACCTCACGCCGCGCACGATCACCCGGATCCGCGACCTGATCGAGAGCCCGGAGCACCCGGTGGTCGCCGACACCGAGGAGTACTCGCTGGGCACGGCGTGCTTGGCGGCACCGGTCCTGGGCGCCGATTCGCCGATGACGCTGGCGATTTCGTTCCCGGCGCGCAAACTCGCCGCGGCTTCCTTCGAAGCGCCGCTGCGCGTGGCCGCCGGAGAGATCTCCCGGAAGCTCGCGGTGGCCGGCGAGTTTCCCACTGCTGGGTGA
- a CDS encoding aldehyde dehydrogenase family protein produces the protein MSDNRTPERLAVAKTYKLYIGGSFPRSESGRVYPVHAADGGFLANAAHASRKDVRDAVAAARKAFAGWSGATAYNRGQVLFRIAEVMEGRRDQFAAEIAAAEGVSTAQANAAVDTAIDRMVWYAGWTDKISMVLGAANPVAGPYFSFSVPEPTGVVGVLAPQESALLGLISVVAPVLAAGNTCVLVASAEKPLPAVTFAEVLATSDVPGGVVNVLTGRAAELGPWLASHADVNALDPTGAPADLRTELARAAADTVKRVLPVRGEPDWTREPDLQRLRAFTEVKTVWHPVGT, from the coding sequence ATGTCTGACAACCGCACCCCGGAGCGGCTAGCCGTGGCCAAGACCTACAAGCTCTACATCGGCGGGTCGTTCCCGCGCTCGGAGTCCGGCCGGGTCTACCCGGTGCACGCCGCGGACGGCGGGTTCCTGGCCAACGCCGCGCACGCGTCCCGCAAGGACGTCCGCGACGCGGTCGCCGCCGCGCGCAAGGCGTTCGCCGGCTGGTCGGGCGCGACGGCCTACAACCGCGGCCAGGTGCTGTTCCGCATCGCCGAGGTGATGGAGGGGCGGCGCGACCAGTTCGCCGCCGAGATCGCCGCCGCCGAGGGCGTGTCCACCGCGCAGGCGAACGCCGCCGTGGACACCGCGATCGACCGGATGGTCTGGTACGCGGGCTGGACGGACAAGATCTCGATGGTGCTCGGCGCGGCGAACCCGGTGGCCGGACCGTACTTCTCGTTCAGTGTCCCGGAACCCACCGGCGTGGTCGGCGTGCTCGCCCCGCAGGAGTCCGCGCTGCTCGGCCTGATCAGCGTGGTGGCGCCGGTGCTCGCGGCGGGCAACACCTGCGTGCTGGTCGCCAGCGCGGAGAAACCGCTGCCCGCGGTGACCTTCGCCGAGGTGCTGGCCACCTCCGACGTGCCCGGTGGCGTGGTCAACGTGCTCACCGGCCGGGCAGCCGAGCTCGGCCCGTGGCTGGCCTCGCACGCCGACGTCAACGCCCTCGACCCGACCGGAGCCCCGGCGGACCTGCGCACCGAACTGGCCCGCGCGGCGGCGGACACGGTGAAGCGGGTCCTCCCGGTGCGCGGCGAACCGGACTGGACCCGCGAGCCGGACCTCCAGCGCCTCCGCGCCTTCACCGAGGTCAAGACCGTCTGGCACCCCGTCGGCACCTGA